A portion of the Clostridium gelidum genome contains these proteins:
- a CDS encoding L-fucose/L-arabinose isomerase family protein: MNNIPEVKLGIVAVSRDCFPMELSVNRRKAVVEAYKKSNGDIYECPTAIENEKHMGKALAEVKEAGVNALVVFLGNFGPETAETLLAKKFDGPVMFVAAAEETGDNLINGRGDAYCGMLNASYNLALRNIKAYIPEYPVGTATEVADMISEFVPVATALLGIQNLKIISFGPRPQDFLACNAPIKQLYNLGVEIEENSELDLYAAFNDHANDERIPAVMASMEKELGQGNKMPGILPKLAQYEITLLDWMEEHKGSREYVVFANKCWPSFQTQFGFVPCYVNSRLTAMGIPVACEVDIYGALSEYIGTCISRDAVTLLDINNSVPADMYESEIKGKFDYTLKDTFMGFHCGNTAACKLSSCTMKNQMIMARALEPNVEPNITRGTLEGDIVPGDITFFRLQSNADAELTAYVAQGEVLPVATRSFGSIGIFAIPEMGRFYRHVLIEGRYPHHGAVAFGHYGKAIHNLFRYLGVKELGFNQPKGMLYKTENPFE, translated from the coding sequence ATGAATAATATACCAGAAGTGAAATTAGGAATAGTTGCGGTAAGCAGAGATTGCTTCCCAATGGAGTTATCAGTTAATAGAAGAAAGGCTGTAGTAGAAGCTTATAAAAAATCTAATGGAGATATTTATGAATGTCCAACAGCTATTGAAAATGAAAAACATATGGGAAAAGCTTTAGCAGAAGTTAAAGAAGCAGGTGTAAATGCATTAGTAGTATTCCTTGGAAATTTTGGACCTGAAACTGCTGAAACTTTACTTGCTAAAAAATTTGATGGGCCTGTAATGTTTGTTGCAGCAGCTGAGGAAACTGGAGATAACTTAATTAATGGACGTGGAGATGCATATTGTGGAATGCTTAATGCAAGCTACAATTTAGCACTTCGTAATATAAAAGCATACATCCCTGAATATCCGGTTGGAACAGCAACAGAAGTTGCAGATATGATTTCTGAGTTTGTACCAGTTGCAACTGCGTTACTTGGAATACAAAACTTAAAAATTATTTCATTTGGACCTCGTCCACAAGATTTCTTAGCTTGTAATGCACCTATTAAACAATTATATAACTTAGGTGTTGAAATAGAAGAAAACTCAGAACTTGATTTATATGCAGCATTCAATGATCATGCAAATGATGAGAGAATTCCAGCTGTAATGGCTAGTATGGAAAAAGAATTAGGTCAAGGAAACAAAATGCCTGGAATTTTGCCAAAACTTGCGCAATATGAAATTACATTATTAGATTGGATGGAAGAACATAAAGGATCAAGAGAATATGTTGTATTTGCTAATAAATGTTGGCCATCATTCCAAACACAATTTGGATTTGTACCTTGTTATGTAAACAGCCGTTTAACAGCAATGGGAATTCCAGTAGCTTGCGAAGTTGATATTTATGGTGCATTAAGTGAATATATTGGAACTTGCATCAGCCGCGATGCTGTTACTTTACTTGATATTAATAATTCAGTACCAGCTGATATGTATGAATCAGAAATTAAAGGCAAATTTGATTACACATTAAAAGATACATTTATGGGCTTCCATTGTGGTAACACAGCAGCTTGTAAATTATCATCTTGTACTATGAAAAATCAAATGATTATGGCAAGAGCGCTTGAACCAAATGTAGAACCAAACATAACTAGAGGAACACTTGAAGGGGATATTGTTCCTGGAGATATTACATTCTTTAGATTACAAAGCAATGCAGATGCAGAATTAACAGCTTATGTAGCACAAGGAGAAGTTCTACCAGTTGCAACTCGTTCATTTGGATCTATTGGTATCTTTGCAATTCCTGAAATGGGAAGATTCTATCGTCATGTATTAATAGAAGGTAGATATCCACATCATGGAGCAGTTGCTTTTGGACATTATGGAAAGGCAATTCACAATTTATTTAGATATTTAGGTGTTAAAGAATTAGGATTTAATCAACCTAAAGGTATGCTTTATAAAACAGAAAATCCTTTTGAATAA
- a CDS encoding amino acid ABC transporter permease has product MEILGLLKDNFPSLISGLWVTIEIAVISLILAVILGIILGICSISTSKILKGISTVYIGIIRGTPLMIQALFLFFGVGQAFGIRFDPMVAAIMTLTVNASAYMAEIFRGGIQAVDNGQMEAARSLGLSYSKTMRKVILPQAVKIMIPSILNQFIVTLKDTSILSVISIRELTATGQIIIARNYKALEMYAIVGCMYLILITILTLVSSYIERKISYGNKR; this is encoded by the coding sequence ATGGAAATCTTAGGATTGCTAAAAGATAACTTCCCTAGCTTAATTAGTGGGCTTTGGGTAACAATAGAAATTGCAGTAATATCATTGATATTAGCTGTAATACTTGGAATTATTTTAGGAATATGTAGCATAAGTACATCTAAAATATTAAAAGGTATATCTACAGTATATATTGGTATAATTCGTGGAACTCCGCTTATGATTCAAGCGTTGTTCTTATTCTTTGGTGTTGGTCAAGCATTTGGTATAAGATTTGATCCAATGGTTGCAGCTATAATGACGCTTACAGTAAATGCATCAGCTTATATGGCTGAAATATTTAGGGGTGGAATTCAAGCCGTAGATAATGGTCAAATGGAAGCTGCAAGAAGTTTAGGACTTAGCTATTCAAAAACTATGAGAAAAGTTATTCTGCCACAAGCAGTTAAGATTATGATCCCATCTATATTAAATCAATTTATTGTTACACTGAAGGATACTTCAATTTTATCAGTTATAAGTATAAGAGAACTTACTGCAACTGGGCAGATTATAATTGCTAGAAACTATAAGGCACTTGAAATGTATGCAATTGTAGGTTGTATGTATCTTATATTAATTACAATATTAACTTTGGTATCAAGTTATATAGAAAGGAAAATTAGCTATGGTAATAAGCGCTAA
- the ymfI gene encoding elongation factor P 5-aminopentanone reductase produces MNKLSGKVALITGASKGIGRAIAMEFARQGASVIINYCADDEGAKETLEEVRKVNGYGIIIKGDISSFEKCRIIVEEALRIMGKIDILVNNAGISQIGLFMDVTEEEIQRIVSTNLLGAMYLTKHVLKGMISRKNGNIINISSMWGEVGASCEVLYSATKGGLNTFTKALAKEVAPSNIRVNAISPGVIDTKMNSFLGEEEKKSLEEEIPLGRFGNSSEIGKLAVFLCSDDSSYITGQIIRADGGFI; encoded by the coding sequence ATGAATAAATTAAGTGGTAAAGTTGCACTGATTACAGGCGCATCAAAAGGTATTGGAAGAGCTATAGCTATGGAATTTGCAAGACAAGGCGCAAGTGTAATAATAAATTACTGTGCAGATGATGAAGGCGCAAAAGAAACTTTGGAAGAAGTAAGAAAAGTAAATGGATATGGAATTATAATAAAAGGGGATATATCCTCTTTTGAAAAGTGCAGAATAATAGTTGAAGAAGCTTTGAGAATCATGGGCAAAATAGATATATTGGTAAATAATGCTGGCATAAGTCAAATTGGATTATTTATGGATGTTACAGAAGAAGAAATTCAAAGAATTGTAAGCACTAATCTTTTAGGCGCAATGTATTTAACAAAACATGTTCTTAAAGGGATGATTTCAAGAAAAAATGGAAACATAATAAACATTTCTTCTATGTGGGGAGAAGTGGGAGCATCTTGTGAAGTATTGTATTCAGCTACGAAAGGTGGACTGAATACATTTACAAAAGCCCTGGCAAAAGAAGTTGCTCCTTCAAATATAAGAGTAAATGCTATTTCTCCAGGAGTTATAGATACAAAAATGAATTCATTTCTGGGAGAAGAAGAAAAAAAATCCCTAGAAGAAGAAATTCCTCTAGGGAGATTTGGAAATTCGAGTGAAATAGGAAAACTTGCAGTATTTTTATGCAGTGATGATTCTTCATATATAACAGGGCAAATCATACGTGCAGATGGTGGATTTATTTAA
- a CDS encoding metallophosphoesterase — protein MGENCTRSKDFIKRILKTGKLIEFDETSRIVLISDAHRGDGGYADSLRQNRNIYKAALGFYYENGYNLIELGDGDELWKNKDCLDIAYNYKDIFEILNKFYEKDRLCLVFGNHDIVKSNPEFIKKQEKLFENTSYGFGREMMSLYSNIKFYEGAVLKFTPLNKDIIAFHGHQVDLINCDMWKSSRFLVRYVWRFMEGIAGFKSPISPASNYNKGNKIDIILEKLARKERKMIICGHTHNDIFPEPEEGLYFNDGCCVFPSAVTCIEITNGEISLVKWEIEVGSKDILYINKSITGGPEKIWKYLEFARSL, from the coding sequence ATGGGTGAAAATTGTACAAGAAGTAAAGATTTCATTAAAAGAATATTGAAAACAGGCAAACTAATTGAATTTGATGAAACTTCAAGGATAGTTTTAATAAGTGATGCTCATAGAGGAGATGGAGGATATGCAGATTCTTTAAGGCAAAACAGAAACATTTATAAAGCTGCCCTTGGATTTTATTATGAAAATGGCTATAATTTAATTGAGCTGGGTGATGGTGATGAGTTATGGAAAAACAAAGATTGTTTAGATATAGCTTATAATTATAAAGATATTTTTGAAATATTAAATAAGTTTTATGAAAAGGATAGGCTATGTTTAGTTTTCGGAAATCATGATATAGTTAAATCGAATCCGGAATTTATAAAAAAACAAGAAAAGCTTTTTGAGAATACAAGTTATGGTTTTGGACGTGAAATGATGAGTCTTTATAGTAATATAAAATTTTATGAAGGAGCTGTACTTAAATTTACTCCTTTAAATAAAGATATAATTGCATTTCATGGACATCAAGTTGATTTAATTAATTGTGATATGTGGAAAAGTAGCAGGTTTTTAGTTAGATATGTATGGAGATTCATGGAAGGAATTGCTGGATTTAAATCTCCTATTAGCCCTGCAAGTAATTACAATAAAGGAAATAAAATAGATATTATACTAGAAAAATTAGCGAGAAAAGAAAGAAAAATGATTATTTGCGGACATACACATAATGATATATTTCCAGAGCCAGAAGAAGGTCTTTATTTTAATGATGGATGTTGTGTATTCCCATCAGCAGTAACTTGTATTGAAATAACTAATGGGGAAATTTCTTTAGTTAAATGGGAAATAGAAGTTGGCAGTAAGGATATTTTGTATATAAATAAAAGTATAACAGGAGGACCTGAAAAAATATGGAAATATTTAGAGTTTGCTAGAAGTCTTTAG
- a CDS encoding M16 family metallopeptidase — protein MIKLNFDVKRHTLANGLEVITINKDTQIAAINIGIKVGALYENLEQKGISHFIEHTLFKGTKNRSDEELNEELEALGGEYNAYTDYDETVYTISCLMEEFKNAVELLGDMITNPKFDKNEIEKERGVILSEIRMSKDDIEDLSFKNVNKIAFVNSALKYEVTGLEENVSRFTRNEIFSFYTKHYTPRNSLITMVSSLSHEEAIELVEDNFKLWEGEKPKPIDIIKEKNKEVTEISYKKDIEQSTIVYLYTFDELEKSDELPLRILNHRLGESSNSLLFREIRENRGLAYDIYTHLEITNSIKTLYIYTAVSEENVDEAKDAIDETLKSLVDGKIQIVDKDLNIMKKVHKTAVISTLEDSSELCNYMLHQALEDEDIFEFVKDMDRLNNLDMIKINEVGKKVLKNPTVHILKSN, from the coding sequence ATGATAAAATTAAATTTTGATGTAAAGAGACATACTTTAGCAAATGGGCTAGAAGTAATAACAATAAATAAAGATACTCAGATTGCAGCTATAAATATAGGAATTAAAGTTGGAGCATTATATGAGAACCTAGAACAAAAGGGTATAAGTCATTTTATTGAACATACATTGTTTAAAGGAACTAAAAATAGAAGTGATGAGGAACTTAATGAAGAATTAGAAGCATTAGGTGGAGAATACAATGCTTATACAGATTATGATGAAACCGTGTATACAATTAGTTGTTTAATGGAAGAATTTAAAAATGCAGTAGAACTTTTAGGTGATATGATAACAAATCCAAAGTTTGATAAGAATGAAATTGAAAAAGAAAGAGGAGTTATTTTATCAGAAATAAGGATGAGTAAAGATGATATAGAAGATTTAAGCTTTAAAAATGTAAATAAAATTGCATTTGTTAATAGTGCCCTTAAATATGAAGTGACTGGACTTGAAGAAAATGTTTCGAGGTTTACTAGAAACGAAATATTTTCGTTCTATACTAAGCATTATACACCAAGAAATTCACTTATAACTATGGTATCATCTTTAAGTCACGAAGAAGCAATTGAATTGGTAGAAGATAATTTTAAACTCTGGGAAGGTGAAAAACCTAAGCCTATAGATATTATAAAAGAAAAAAATAAGGAAGTAACAGAAATAAGCTATAAAAAAGATATTGAACAAAGTACTATAGTGTATTTATACACTTTTGATGAACTGGAAAAGTCTGATGAGCTTCCACTTAGAATACTAAATCATAGACTTGGAGAAAGTTCAAATTCACTACTTTTTAGAGAAATAAGGGAAAATAGAGGATTAGCTTATGACATTTATACTCATCTTGAAATAACTAATAGCATAAAAACTCTTTATATATATACTGCAGTTAGTGAGGAAAATGTTGATGAAGCAAAAGATGCAATTGATGAGACTTTAAAGAGTTTAGTTGATGGAAAAATTCAAATTGTAGATAAGGATTTAAATATAATGAAGAAAGTTCATAAGACAGCAGTAATATCAACTTTAGAGGATTCTTCAGAATTATGTAATTATATGCTTCATCAAGCTTTAGAAGATGAAGATATATTTGAATTTGTTAAGGATATGGACAGACTAAATAACTTAGACATGATTAAAATAAATGAAGTGGGTAAAAAAGTCTTGAAAAATCCAACTGTTCATATACTAAAATCAAATTAA
- a CDS encoding GntR family transcriptional regulator produces the protein MRGEINLCQVDKSYAKEIYKKIKLDILNLKIKDGDFLTLAELAEKYNVSKTPVRDALGTLEIQGYLKSLPRKGYLVKAVTQRNIRESFQMRSILEIAAVNSAVEIASDSELESILQLAMKFPNDSQSGEISEFNELNDMFHMLIIKATHNSLLIETCEVIMENLSRILLMDCKKLEFINEKEDHINIAKALIERDSKKAEELMVKHISHLEARFYSK, from the coding sequence ATGAGAGGAGAGATAAATCTGTGTCAAGTTGATAAGTCATATGCCAAAGAAATATATAAGAAAATTAAATTAGATATTTTAAATTTAAAAATAAAAGATGGAGATTTTCTTACATTAGCTGAATTAGCAGAAAAATATAATGTAAGCAAGACACCTGTTAGAGATGCATTAGGAACATTAGAAATACAAGGATATCTTAAGTCTTTGCCAAGAAAAGGCTATTTGGTAAAAGCTGTAACACAGAGAAATATAAGAGAATCTTTTCAAATGAGGTCTATTTTAGAAATAGCAGCTGTGAATTCAGCAGTTGAGATAGCTAGTGATTCAGAATTAGAAAGTATACTTCAATTGGCTATGAAATTTCCAAACGATTCTCAAAGTGGTGAAATATCAGAATTTAATGAACTAAATGATATGTTTCATATGTTAATTATAAAAGCAACTCATAATTCATTATTAATTGAAACATGTGAAGTAATAATGGAAAATCTTTCACGAATTTTGTTAATGGATTGTAAGAAGTTGGAGTTTATAAATGAAAAAGAAGATCATATAAATATAGCAAAAGCGCTGATTGAAAGGGATAGTAAAAAGGCTGAAGAACTAATGGTAAAACATATTTCACATTTAGAAGCACGATTTTATTCTAAGTAA
- a CDS encoding transporter substrate-binding domain-containing protein — protein MNKKSLVGILLASVMSISIMSGCGAAKNDSAKSSDGNKKFIIACDAKYAPFSFEENTKYKGIDVEVLEAIAKEEKFEYELKPMDFNGIIPGLTANQLDGAIAGMSITDKRKESLDFSDGYFVSGVSLVVNKDNTTINSEKDLNGKSASLKKGTAGATFAEENKDKYALNLSYFDDSPSMFQAVENKNNDFLLEDYPVIAYKIKVDPNSKLRIAGEKLTNVDYGFAVKKGQNAELLKKFNEGLKKIKANGEYDKIVGQYIAK, from the coding sequence ATGAATAAAAAATCATTAGTAGGAATTTTATTAGCATCAGTAATGTCAATAAGCATAATGTCAGGGTGCGGAGCAGCAAAAAACGATTCAGCTAAAAGCAGTGATGGAAACAAGAAATTCATAATTGCATGTGATGCAAAATATGCACCATTTTCTTTTGAAGAAAACACAAAATACAAAGGTATAGATGTTGAAGTGTTAGAAGCAATTGCTAAAGAAGAAAAATTTGAATATGAATTAAAGCCAATGGACTTTAATGGAATTATTCCAGGACTTACAGCTAATCAATTAGATGGAGCTATAGCTGGAATGAGTATTACAGATAAAAGAAAAGAATCTTTAGATTTTTCAGATGGATATTTTGTATCAGGAGTATCATTAGTAGTTAACAAAGATAATACAACAATTAATAGTGAAAAGGACTTAAATGGTAAAAGTGCATCACTTAAAAAAGGTACAGCGGGAGCAACTTTTGCTGAAGAAAATAAAGATAAGTATGCATTAAACTTAAGTTATTTTGATGATTCTCCATCAATGTTCCAAGCAGTTGAAAATAAAAATAATGACTTTTTATTAGAAGATTATCCTGTAATAGCTTACAAAATCAAGGTTGATCCTAACTCGAAATTAAGAATTGCTGGAGAAAAATTAACAAATGTTGATTATGGATTTGCAGTTAAAAAAGGTCAAAATGCTGAGCTGCTAAAGAAATTTAACGAAGGTCTTAAAAAGATAAAGGCAAATGGAGAGTATGATAAAATAGTTGGTCAATATATCGCTAAGTAG
- a CDS encoding amino acid ABC transporter ATP-binding protein → MVISAKNLKKHYGKLEVLKDISVDVAEGEVLCIIGPSGSGKSTLLRCLNRLEEIQSGTITILGEELVNNKNIDKLRENIGMVFQSFNLFPHLTVLENMILAPLELKKMNKKEATEKAISLLDKVGLKDKKDVYPDTLSGGQKQRVAIARALEMNPKIMLFDEPTSALDPEMVGEVLKVMKDLAQEGMTMVVVTHEMNFAKDVSDRVIFMDQGYILEEGPPGEIFTAPTSDRCKEFLDKVINN, encoded by the coding sequence ATGGTAATAAGCGCTAAAAATCTTAAAAAACATTATGGAAAATTAGAAGTTCTTAAAGACATATCAGTAGATGTAGCAGAAGGTGAAGTCCTTTGTATTATAGGTCCTTCTGGTTCAGGTAAAAGTACACTTTTAAGATGTCTAAATAGATTAGAAGAAATTCAATCTGGTACAATAACTATATTAGGTGAAGAATTAGTAAATAATAAGAATATAGATAAATTAAGAGAAAATATAGGAATGGTATTTCAATCATTTAATTTATTTCCACATTTAACAGTGCTAGAGAATATGATTCTCGCACCTTTAGAACTTAAGAAAATGAATAAAAAAGAAGCCACCGAAAAAGCTATTAGTTTATTAGATAAGGTTGGCTTAAAAGATAAGAAAGATGTTTATCCAGATACATTATCAGGTGGACAAAAACAAAGAGTTGCTATAGCTAGAGCTCTTGAAATGAATCCTAAGATAATGCTATTTGATGAACCAACTTCAGCATTAGATCCAGAAATGGTTGGGGAAGTTCTTAAGGTTATGAAGGATTTAGCACAAGAAGGTATGACTATGGTAGTGGTAACTCATGAAATGAACTTTGCTAAAGATGTAAGTGACAGAGTTATATTCATGGATCAAGGATATATATTAGAAGAAGGGCCACCAGGAGAAATATTTACAGCACCTACAAGTGACAGGTGTAAAGAGTTTTTAGATAAAGTAATTAATAATTAA
- a CDS encoding Tim44 domain-containing protein: MKIRKEKNILENMILLDATPIGLQDFAGINKDYIWVHIKAKSKDYTVNEETNEVIKGKVSRDVHFEEYWKFIRNEKRWVLDSIKQVDQITDLDYF; encoded by the coding sequence ATGAAAATAAGGAAAGAAAAAAATATTCTTGAAAATATGATTTTATTAGATGCAACGCCTATAGGGTTACAAGATTTTGCTGGAATTAATAAAGACTATATATGGGTTCATATAAAGGCAAAATCCAAAGATTATACAGTAAATGAAGAAACTAATGAAGTAATAAAAGGAAAAGTCTCTAGAGATGTTCATTTTGAGGAATATTGGAAATTTATAAGAAATGAAAAGAGATGGGTATTAGATAGTATAAAACAAGTAGATCAGATAACAGATTTAGATTATTTTTGA
- a CDS encoding HAMP domain-containing sensor histidine kinase, translated as MKTSLSKRLFIITLSLIFGLMLITYFAQAFFFESFYSYKKTQSLVKEINKFHDLYSLNIDNNSDLYKALQKLENDNNAKVIVASNDKFIYISNNVIDNKDNLETFTAFGEELINDKDLINEAITYSQTKSKSFYNKSSGLKKIGVVSPMSLSSKNDSIIYCVSSIEPIKEASEVMREFFIYLFWGLITISIVLALIYSNLISKPLVTLTYVANKMSRMDFSVVCQTNREDEIGSLANSLNILSENLQTALLDLQKKNKKLENDIEKERQLDNMRKEFTDNVSHELKTPIGIIEGYAEGLKDGIVSGEDATMYLETIIDESKKMSVLVTNMLELSKLESGTIKPNPEAININRLIAKVLKKHKPDFEENKFNVNFNSSTPYSYVYADPFQMEQVFTNLITNAIKYTPPKNDININIEEGLDKFKISVQNMGVTVPEDQIGKLFDKFYRLDKSRERTQKNSTGIGLSIVKNILLLHNSEFNLQNIDEGVEFYFYLEKIVSHENDLE; from the coding sequence ATGAAGACCAGTTTATCTAAAAGACTATTTATTATAACCTTATCTCTAATTTTCGGTTTAATGCTTATAACATATTTTGCACAAGCTTTTTTCTTTGAAAGTTTTTATTCTTATAAAAAAACACAGTCCTTAGTTAAAGAAATTAATAAATTTCATGATTTATATTCTCTTAACATCGATAATAATTCTGACTTATATAAAGCTCTTCAAAAGCTTGAAAATGATAATAATGCTAAAGTTATTGTCGCTTCAAATGATAAGTTTATATATATTTCCAATAATGTTATTGATAATAAGGATAATCTTGAAACATTTACTGCTTTTGGTGAAGAGCTAATTAATGATAAAGATTTAATAAATGAAGCTATTACATATTCTCAAACTAAGTCTAAATCTTTTTATAATAAAAGTAGTGGCCTAAAGAAAATTGGAGTAGTTAGTCCTATGTCCTTAAGTAGTAAAAATGATAGCATTATTTATTGTGTATCTTCTATTGAGCCTATAAAAGAAGCTTCTGAAGTTATGCGTGAATTTTTTATATATTTGTTTTGGGGCTTAATCACTATTTCTATAGTACTTGCTTTAATTTATTCTAATTTAATTTCTAAACCTCTTGTAACTTTAACTTATGTTGCAAATAAAATGTCTAGAATGGATTTTTCTGTAGTTTGTCAAACTAATAGAGAAGATGAAATAGGTAGTCTTGCTAACTCCTTAAACATTTTATCTGAAAATCTTCAAACTGCACTTCTTGATTTACAAAAGAAAAATAAAAAGCTAGAAAATGACATTGAAAAAGAAAGACAATTAGATAATATGAGAAAAGAATTCACAGACAATGTTAGTCACGAACTTAAAACTCCAATTGGGATAATAGAAGGTTATGCAGAAGGACTTAAAGATGGTATTGTATCTGGCGAAGATGCCACCATGTATTTAGAAACCATAATCGATGAATCTAAAAAAATGAGTGTTTTAGTTACTAATATGTTGGAACTTTCAAAACTTGAATCTGGAACTATTAAACCAAATCCTGAAGCTATTAACATAAATAGACTAATTGCAAAAGTACTTAAAAAGCATAAACCTGACTTTGAAGAAAATAAATTTAATGTAAACTTTAATTCTTCAACGCCTTATAGCTATGTTTATGCAGATCCATTCCAAATGGAGCAAGTTTTCACTAATCTTATAACAAATGCTATTAAATATACTCCTCCAAAGAATGATATTAATATAAACATTGAAGAAGGATTAGATAAATTTAAAATATCAGTTCAAAATATGGGTGTAACCGTTCCTGAAGATCAAATAGGTAAACTTTTTGATAAATTTTATAGGCTAGACAAATCTAGAGAAAGAACTCAAAAAAACAGTACCGGCATTGGCTTATCCATAGTTAAAAATATTTTACTTCTTCACAATAGTGAATTTAATCTTCAAAACATTGATGAGGGAGTAGAATTTTACTTCTACTTAGAAAAAATCGTATCCCATGAAAATGATTTAGAATAA
- a CDS encoding transporter substrate-binding domain-containing protein: protein MNKKTLVVILLASVMSLGLMVGCGASKNDTKADGVNKKYIIACDSKFAPFSFEEKSAYKGIDVEILDAIAKEEKFEYELKPMDFKGIIPGLTANQLDGAIAAMSITDERKKSLDFSDGYFESGLSIVVNKNNTLINGLNDLNGKAVSIKQGTSGAEFAEKNQAKYGLNLRYFDDSPSMFQAVENGNADFLLEDYPVIAYKIKVDSGAKLKIVGDKLDTVNYGFAVKKGQNAELLKKFNDGIKKLKENGKYNEIVGQYIAK, encoded by the coding sequence ATGAATAAAAAAACATTAGTAGTTATTTTATTAGCATCGGTAATGTCATTAGGATTAATGGTAGGTTGTGGTGCTTCAAAAAATGATACAAAAGCAGATGGAGTAAATAAAAAATATATAATTGCATGTGATTCAAAGTTTGCACCATTCTCTTTTGAAGAAAAAAGTGCGTATAAAGGAATTGATGTAGAGATTCTAGATGCAATTGCTAAAGAAGAAAAATTTGAATATGAATTAAAGCCAATGGACTTTAAGGGAATAATTCCAGGGCTTACGGCTAATCAATTAGATGGTGCTATTGCAGCTATGTCTATAACTGATGAAAGAAAGAAATCATTAGATTTTTCAGATGGATATTTTGAATCAGGTTTATCAATAGTTGTTAATAAAAATAACACGTTAATTAATGGATTAAATGATTTAAATGGTAAAGCTGTTTCAATAAAACAAGGAACATCAGGAGCTGAATTTGCAGAAAAGAATCAAGCTAAGTACGGATTAAATTTAAGATACTTTGATGATTCTCCATCAATGTTCCAAGCTGTTGAAAATGGAAATGCTGATTTTTTATTAGAAGATTATCCTGTTATTGCATACAAGATTAAAGTTGATAGTGGTGCAAAATTAAAAATTGTTGGAGATAAATTAGATACTGTTAATTATGGATTTGCAGTAAAAAAAGGTCAAAATGCTGAATTGTTAAAGAAATTTAATGATGGGATTAAGAAATTAAAAGAAAATGGAAAATATAACGAAATAGTCGGTCAATACATAGCAAAATAG
- a CDS encoding response regulator transcription factor — protein MRKSILIVEDELRIRFLLRDYLTKEDFNVFEASNGEEGLFLFSSEKIDLVLLDIMMPIMDGLTMLEKLRAVSTVPVILLTAKSEEEDKLEGYDFGADDYMTKPFSPKVLIAKVKALLKRTRENLDSSSQDFNGLTINKLSHEVKIDGNEIILSPKEYELLIYLLTNQSIALTRDNILDNVWGIDYYGDIRTVDTNVKRLREKLLDKANYIVTVRGSGYKFEAK, from the coding sequence ATGAGAAAATCTATTTTAATTGTTGAGGACGAACTTAGAATTAGGTTTTTACTTAGAGATTATTTAACTAAAGAAGATTTTAATGTTTTTGAAGCTTCAAATGGTGAAGAGGGCTTATTTTTATTTAGCTCTGAAAAAATTGATTTGGTGCTTTTAGATATAATGATGCCTATTATGGATGGATTAACTATGCTTGAAAAATTAAGAGCAGTCTCTACTGTTCCTGTAATTTTACTTACTGCAAAGAGCGAGGAAGAGGATAAACTTGAAGGGTATGATTTTGGTGCTGATGATTATATGACAAAACCATTTAGTCCTAAGGTTTTAATTGCTAAAGTTAAAGCACTCTTAAAAAGGACTAGGGAAAATTTAGATTCAAGCTCTCAAGATTTTAATGGTCTTACTATAAATAAACTTTCTCATGAAGTTAAAATTGATGGAAATGAAATAATATTGTCCCCAAAAGAATATGAGCTTTTAATTTATTTACTTACTAATCAAAGCATTGCATTAACTAGAGATAATATTTTGGACAATGTATGGGGTATTGATTATTATGGAGACATTCGTACTGTAGACACTAATGTTAAAAGACTTCGTGAAAAATTATTGGATAAGGCAAATTATATAGTTACTGTTCGTGGTAGCGGATATAAATTTGAGGCGAAATAA